A window of the Thermoleophilia bacterium SCSIO 60948 genome harbors these coding sequences:
- a CDS encoding nucleotide sugar dehydrogenase, whose amino-acid sequence MVSVGIIGLGYVGLPLAVEFAEAGVEVTGVDVSAERVERLARSESDIEDIPSERLAGSAERLEFSTDYAALSEADAVLICVPTPLTLGREPDLSYVTDATERLAEVLAPGALVVLESTTYPGTTRERLAPILEAAGHTLDSGLGLAFSPERIDPGRSDHTLRTTPKVVGGMTPRCTERAAEIYRLVCDEVVSVSSPEVAEMTKLLENIYRAVNIALVNELAQLTDRMGISIWEVVEAAATKPFGFQRFDPGPGMGGHCLPVDPFYLSYLARRLDSYTEFVELAGKLNQAQPYWCVGLIRNALNEAGKPVRGADVRIIGVAYKGGVGDLRESPALKIIEELKALGADVSYSDPHVPELDRFGLSSSSLTAGIADCDLAVIVTAHPGIDWAKVADVAPLLLDLRGVTRDVGTQNIRRLGEGL is encoded by the coding sequence ATGGTCTCGGTAGGGATCATCGGCCTCGGCTACGTCGGCCTGCCGCTCGCCGTCGAGTTCGCCGAGGCGGGCGTCGAGGTGACTGGCGTCGACGTCTCGGCCGAGCGGGTCGAGCGACTCGCGCGCTCCGAGTCCGACATCGAGGACATCCCCTCCGAGCGCCTGGCCGGGTCGGCCGAGCGCCTGGAGTTCTCGACCGACTACGCCGCGCTGTCGGAGGCCGACGCGGTCCTGATCTGCGTGCCGACCCCGCTGACGCTCGGCCGCGAGCCCGACCTCTCCTACGTGACCGACGCGACCGAGCGGCTGGCCGAGGTGCTCGCCCCGGGCGCGCTCGTCGTGCTCGAGTCGACGACCTACCCCGGCACGACCCGCGAGCGCCTCGCGCCGATCCTCGAGGCGGCCGGTCACACGCTCGACTCCGGCCTCGGGCTCGCCTTCTCGCCCGAGCGGATCGACCCCGGCCGCTCCGACCACACGCTTCGCACGACGCCGAAGGTCGTCGGTGGGATGACGCCGCGGTGCACCGAGCGCGCCGCCGAGATCTACCGCCTCGTCTGCGACGAGGTCGTGTCGGTCTCCTCGCCCGAGGTCGCCGAGATGACGAAGCTGCTCGAGAACATCTACCGCGCGGTCAACATCGCGCTCGTCAACGAGCTGGCGCAGCTGACCGACCGGATGGGGATCTCGATCTGGGAGGTCGTCGAGGCCGCGGCGACCAAGCCGTTCGGCTTCCAGCGCTTCGACCCGGGACCGGGCATGGGCGGCCATTGCCTGCCGGTCGACCCCTTCTACCTCTCCTACCTCGCGCGCCGGCTCGACTCCTACACCGAGTTCGTCGAGCTGGCCGGGAAGTTGAACCAAGCGCAGCCTTACTGGTGCGTGGGTCTAATCCGGAATGCCCTTAACGAGGCCGGGAAACCAGTTCGAGGAGCGGACGTCCGAATCATCGGCGTCGCCTACAAGGGCGGGGTCGGCGACCTGCGCGAGTCGCCGGCACTCAAGATCATCGAGGAGCTAAAGGCGCTCGGCGCCGACGTCTCCTACTCGGACCCGCACGTCCCCGAGCTCGACCGCTTCGGCCTCAGCTCGAGCTCGCTCACCGCGGGCATCGCCGACTGCGACCTCGCGGTGATCGTCACCGCGCATCCCGGGATCGACTGGGCGAAGGTCGCCGACGTAGCCCCTTTGCTGCTCGACCTGCGCGGCGTGACGAGAGACGTCGGGACCCAGAACATTAGGCGCCTCGGCGAAGGCCTCTAA
- a CDS encoding glycosyltransferase has protein sequence MAREVPPTVDAALITWNSHRVVTGPLAGLLSDSLRTNLILVDNNSSDKSVSLVENSWSGSLTKIENATNVGFSRALAQAFAAGSGEYFLMINPDITLKPDVIEHLVRALEQNPQFNAAGPRITRPDSSEEYAAARRLPGIGSELARALMLHRRLQGTRLDPYSFPSSTYARSRPVPCLSGSLMLIRRCALENAGGVDTRLFMYFEDLDLCKKLGGEDGRLLYCAEVRAEHVYAGSSERTPEIDAWLQVQSEAALGLYFETYASAGSRVVQRLIAIFGALLRLLGARVSSRLSREGVRARLRWLLLRRETPMPDGLRG, from the coding sequence ATGGCCCGAGAAGTGCCACCGACTGTCGATGCCGCCCTGATCACCTGGAATAGCCACCGCGTTGTAACGGGGCCCCTCGCTGGTCTCTTGTCAGACAGTTTGCGTACGAACCTGATCTTGGTTGATAACAATTCATCCGACAAATCAGTATCTCTGGTGGAGAACAGCTGGTCGGGTTCATTGACAAAAATTGAGAACGCGACGAACGTAGGATTCAGCCGGGCGCTCGCCCAGGCGTTCGCCGCTGGTTCGGGTGAATACTTCTTGATGATCAATCCAGACATCACGCTGAAACCCGACGTCATCGAGCACCTGGTCAGAGCGCTTGAGCAGAATCCGCAGTTCAATGCCGCCGGCCCTCGCATCACCCGGCCTGACAGTTCCGAGGAGTACGCTGCTGCCCGGCGGCTGCCAGGTATCGGTTCCGAGCTGGCTCGAGCTCTGATGCTGCATCGGCGCCTCCAGGGGACCCGTCTCGACCCATACAGCTTTCCTAGCTCTACTTACGCGCGCTCGCGGCCGGTGCCGTGCCTTTCCGGATCTCTGATGTTGATTCGACGATGCGCGCTTGAGAACGCCGGGGGCGTCGACACGCGCCTCTTCATGTACTTCGAGGACCTGGACCTGTGCAAGAAGCTTGGAGGGGAGGACGGACGCCTTCTGTACTGCGCAGAGGTTCGCGCAGAACATGTGTACGCCGGTAGCAGCGAACGGACCCCGGAAATCGATGCCTGGCTACAGGTTCAGAGCGAGGCCGCGCTCGGCCTCTACTTCGAGACGTATGCGTCGGCCGGCTCGCGAGTGGTCCAGCGGCTCATAGCGATCTTCGGTGCCCTACTTCGACTTCTCGGTGCCCGAGTCAGTTCACGACTTTCGCGTGAAGGTGTGCGCGCTCGGTTGCGGTGGCTACTCCTCAGGCGCGAGACCCCCATGCCGGATGGGCTAAGAGGGTGA
- a CDS encoding class I SAM-dependent methyltransferase: MAALHGLLGSGGVTNRIIALLLRLLPSRRASLVRGLRGLEKGAGSQTILDVGAGDGTFVDTLNRLGWDAEGIEVDQTAVERAQKAGRRVSASELRDLSTQGRRYDLITLNHVIEHVDDPCQLLVDCVAVLSEGGSIWCATPNGESYGARVFGPNWVHLDPPRHRVIFTERSLRGCFHQSGLTSDSIPTQAYASPSLELGASLGLVVGASRLGAPWWVLVFSRIAAPLWQWWTARATRRYSELVMTGRLSKRGTE, from the coding sequence ATGGCTGCCCTGCATGGGCTACTCGGGTCCGGCGGCGTGACTAACCGCATCATAGCGCTCCTTCTCCGACTACTTCCCAGTCGCCGCGCCAGTCTCGTTCGCGGCTTGAGGGGACTCGAGAAGGGAGCGGGGTCGCAGACCATTCTTGATGTCGGTGCCGGTGACGGTACGTTCGTCGACACTCTGAATCGACTTGGGTGGGACGCCGAGGGGATAGAAGTAGATCAGACGGCAGTTGAGAGGGCGCAGAAGGCCGGTCGACGCGTGTCGGCGTCAGAACTGAGGGACTTGTCGACTCAAGGGAGGAGATACGACCTGATCACCCTCAACCACGTCATCGAACACGTCGACGATCCATGTCAGCTTTTGGTGGACTGCGTCGCCGTTCTGTCCGAGGGCGGGTCGATATGGTGCGCGACGCCTAACGGTGAGTCATACGGAGCTCGCGTGTTCGGACCTAACTGGGTTCATCTGGACCCCCCTCGCCACCGCGTCATTTTCACTGAGCGGTCCCTTCGGGGATGCTTTCATCAGTCGGGCCTGACCTCAGACTCAATTCCGACGCAGGCGTACGCAAGCCCTTCGCTCGAACTTGGCGCGAGCCTCGGTTTGGTAGTAGGAGCTTCCCGGCTAGGCGCCCCGTGGTGGGTTCTAGTGTTTAGTCGAATCGCCGCTCCATTATGGCAATGGTGGACGGCGCGCGCGACTCGCCGATACTCCGAGCTTGTTATGACTGGAAGACTTTCGAAGCGAGGTACTGAGTAG
- a CDS encoding polysaccharide biosynthesis tyrosine autokinase, whose translation MERASSATPWFLRALRRRWYVVVAAIIGGLCAAGLISALQAPLYSSEASLLFRDAGFDQQLFGSSVVQARDPSRDAATNVELVSLDVVADRTAADLGSLSGSEVGTSIDINSEGQSDLVTVVATRGSPAEAQELANAFVSNYVRFRRAADRAQVADARRLVENDFDSLSVEDQESEEGQALQEQIGQLSTLEALQTGNSEIVQEADLPDSPATPNVKQNLLLGGVFGLVAGVLLTLLVDRLDRRLRDPEEIASGLNLPLLGIVGSSKYLAQANPQDHLDYADSEAFRLIRTRLRYFNVDREIKTVLVTSAAPGDGKSTVTWNLARSAAEAGLHAIFVEADFHRPVVAERYDLEPLPGLSDVLTEQSALPRTIKSIAMEESASVDGRLDVIPSGGVPPNPAELLGSDGMRRLLERLRADYDLVLIDTPPLPVIADAIPVTRLADGVLVVAQAGKTTREDAGHLSFQLGELSAQALGVVVNRTKTSSATYDYAPASDR comes from the coding sequence TTGGAACGCGCCTCTTCCGCGACGCCCTGGTTCCTCCGTGCCCTGCGCCGCCGGTGGTATGTCGTAGTCGCCGCGATAATCGGGGGGCTCTGCGCAGCGGGATTGATCTCAGCGTTGCAGGCGCCGCTCTACTCGAGCGAAGCTTCGCTTCTCTTCCGGGATGCGGGCTTCGACCAGCAACTTTTCGGGAGCTCTGTGGTGCAGGCGCGGGACCCTTCCCGCGACGCCGCCACCAACGTCGAACTTGTCTCGTTGGACGTCGTTGCCGATCGGACTGCGGCCGACCTCGGCTCCCTGTCCGGATCGGAGGTTGGGACGAGCATCGATATCAATAGCGAAGGCCAATCCGACCTTGTCACTGTGGTCGCTACACGTGGAAGCCCGGCGGAAGCGCAGGAGCTAGCGAATGCTTTCGTCAGCAACTACGTCCGGTTTCGAAGAGCTGCGGACCGAGCCCAGGTGGCAGACGCCCGGCGTCTGGTCGAGAACGACTTCGATTCACTCAGCGTCGAAGATCAAGAGAGTGAAGAAGGGCAGGCGCTTCAAGAGCAGATCGGTCAGCTCTCCACGCTCGAAGCGTTGCAGACGGGCAACTCCGAGATAGTCCAGGAAGCTGATCTGCCGGACTCGCCCGCGACCCCGAACGTCAAGCAAAATTTGCTTCTGGGCGGCGTTTTCGGACTCGTAGCTGGAGTACTGCTGACGCTGCTCGTGGACCGTTTGGACAGGAGGCTTCGCGATCCGGAGGAGATCGCGAGCGGGCTGAATCTTCCGCTTCTTGGGATAGTCGGGTCCAGCAAGTATTTGGCGCAGGCGAACCCACAGGACCACCTCGACTACGCCGACTCTGAAGCGTTCCGCCTCATCCGGACGAGGCTCAGGTACTTCAATGTCGATCGCGAGATCAAGACGGTGCTAGTCACCTCGGCTGCTCCGGGCGACGGCAAGTCGACCGTGACTTGGAACCTTGCGCGGTCCGCCGCCGAGGCGGGCTTGCACGCCATATTCGTCGAAGCAGACTTCCATCGCCCCGTAGTGGCCGAGCGGTACGACCTTGAGCCTCTACCGGGTCTCTCCGATGTTCTCACTGAGCAGTCCGCGCTCCCGCGAACCATCAAGTCGATCGCTATGGAGGAGTCCGCAAGCGTGGACGGTCGGCTCGACGTAATACCTTCAGGTGGAGTTCCGCCCAATCCCGCTGAGCTTCTAGGCAGCGATGGAATGCGCCGATTGCTTGAACGGCTCCGAGCCGACTACGACCTGGTGCTAATCGATACTCCTCCGCTGCCGGTGATTGCAGACGCGATCCCAGTAACCCGGCTCGCGGACGGAGTTTTGGTCGTGGCACAAGCGGGCAAGACCACCCGCGAGGATGCTGGCCACCTTAGTTTCCAGCTAGGTGAGCTGTCCGCGCAAGCGCTCGGCGTCGTCGTCAATCGAACTAAAACCTCGTCGGCGACCTACGACTACGCTCCCGCGTCCGACCGTTAG